A section of the Anabaena cylindrica PCC 7122 genome encodes:
- a CDS encoding ABC transporter ATP-binding protein translates to MPDKIIHVENLSKKYIIGHQKQERYTALRDVISNQFKSIGSLINPKTKTKNPAFEEFWALKDVSFEVNQGDRIGIIGRNGAGKSTLLKILSRITEPTQGRINIKGRVASLLEVGTGFHPELTGRENIYLNGAILGMSKAEIKHKFDEIVAFSEVEKFLDTPVKRYSSGMYVRLAFSVAAHLEPEILIVDEVLAVGDAAFQKKCLGKMENVASEGRTVIFVSHNIGAVRALCNRGIVLSSGNLIKEGDAESCIAEYLAKIASNQVFSGQASWNMDNAPGNEYFRILKMELVSVDGEIKSSFSAQEEIIIRIHYQLLKNIEGMRLVLQILAQTGEIAFTSTDHAQRQSQEGLAGHHISVCHIPGKLLNLSNYVIKIWAGIPGKQYLLEPVELMIFSIIGGGNHHSTYTDYQRWPGVVCPDLKWKIINNGDDKKCL, encoded by the coding sequence ATGCCAGACAAAATCATCCACGTTGAAAACCTCAGCAAAAAATATATTATTGGACACCAAAAGCAGGAGCGCTATACTGCATTGCGTGATGTTATATCTAATCAATTTAAATCTATTGGTAGTTTAATCAATCCTAAAACCAAAACCAAAAATCCTGCTTTTGAGGAATTTTGGGCTCTCAAAGATGTATCTTTTGAGGTTAATCAAGGTGATAGAATTGGAATTATTGGCCGCAATGGAGCCGGAAAATCAACACTATTAAAGATTCTCAGTAGGATTACAGAACCCACTCAAGGACGCATCAATATTAAGGGACGAGTTGCTAGTTTATTAGAGGTTGGTACTGGTTTTCATCCAGAGTTAACAGGACGAGAGAATATATATCTCAATGGTGCAATTCTGGGGATGAGTAAGGCGGAAATTAAGCACAAGTTTGATGAAATTGTTGCTTTTTCTGAAGTAGAGAAATTTTTAGATACACCAGTGAAACGGTATTCATCTGGTATGTATGTGCGTTTAGCATTTTCCGTAGCGGCACATTTAGAACCAGAGATTTTAATTGTGGATGAAGTATTAGCAGTAGGGGATGCTGCTTTTCAAAAAAAATGTTTAGGCAAAATGGAGAATGTAGCTTCAGAAGGCCGCACAGTCATATTCGTGAGTCACAATATTGGAGCAGTTCGCGCTCTTTGCAATCGAGGAATTGTCTTAAGCAGTGGAAATCTTATCAAAGAGGGAGATGCAGAAAGTTGCATCGCTGAATATCTTGCAAAAATCGCCAGTAACCAAGTTTTTTCAGGACAAGCTTCATGGAATATGGATAATGCACCAGGAAATGAATATTTCCGAATATTAAAGATGGAACTTGTATCTGTTGATGGCGAAATAAAATCTTCTTTTTCGGCCCAAGAAGAAATTATTATTCGTATTCACTATCAGTTACTCAAAAATATTGAAGGGATGCGTTTGGTTTTACAAATCTTGGCGCAGACAGGTGAAATTGCCTTTACAAGTACAGATCACGCCCAGCGCCAAAGTCAAGAAGGTTTAGCAGGACATCATATTTCTGTGTGCCATATACCTGGGAAGTTACTGAATCTTAGTAACTATGTGATTAAGATATGGGCAGGAATTCCAGGTAAACAGTATCTACTAGAACCGGTTGAATTGATGATTTTTTCAATAATAGGAGGGGGGAATCATCACTCGACTTACACAGATTATCAACGCTGGCCTGGTGTTGTCTGTCCAGACCTTAAATGGAAAATTATTAATAATGGAGACGATAAAAAATGCTTATAA
- the cysC gene encoding adenylyl-sulfate kinase: MIFDVLSNTKELKMQDIGATIWFTGLSGAGKTTISSEVAKHLRSRGIKVEVLDGDIVRQNLTKDLGFSRADRDENIRRIGFVAHLLTRNNVVVIVSAISPYRDVRQEVRQKIGNNFIEVYVNAPLKTCEDRDVKGLYKRARQGEIKFFTGIDDPYEPPLKPEVECLTNQENLEQSVAKVIKQFDILCSNLAGSSACL; encoded by the coding sequence ATAATTTTTGATGTACTTAGTAATACAAAAGAGTTAAAAATGCAAGATATTGGAGCAACAATTTGGTTTACAGGATTGAGCGGTGCTGGCAAAACTACAATTAGTAGTGAAGTAGCAAAACATCTACGAAGTCGTGGTATCAAAGTTGAAGTTTTAGATGGTGATATAGTGCGCCAAAATCTCACAAAAGATTTAGGATTTAGTAGGGCAGATAGAGATGAAAATATTAGACGAATTGGTTTTGTTGCTCATTTATTAACTCGAAATAATGTGGTAGTAATAGTTTCAGCTATTTCACCATATCGTGATGTGCGGCAAGAGGTACGCCAAAAAATTGGTAATAATTTTATTGAAGTTTATGTCAATGCTCCCTTAAAGACTTGTGAAGATCGTGATGTTAAAGGCTTGTATAAAAGAGCGCGTCAAGGAGAGATCAAGTTTTTTACAGGTATTGATGATCCCTATGAACCACCTTTAAAACCAGAAGTTGAGTGCTTAACAAATCAAGAAAATCTCGAACAAAGTGTGGCAAAAGTAATAAAGCAATTTGATATTTTGTGTAGCAATTTAGCTGGATCTTCTGCTTGTTTATAA
- a CDS encoding ABC transporter permease, giving the protein MKDTSSQPELIIEAGRSEGQYWKDLWRYRELFYFLAWRDILVRYKQTSIGIAWALIRPFLTMVVFTVVFGRLAKLPSQGVPYPILVFSAMLPWQFFASSLSECSTSLITNSNLISKVYFPRLVVPTSAVVVSFVDFMISGMILVALMAWYNFIPSWRILTLPLFISIAFAASIGAGLWFASLNVQYRDFRYIVPFIVQFGLYISPVGFSSSLISEKWRLIYSLNPMVGVIDGFRWAILGSESNLYLPGFILSLILVFSLLFSGIWYFRKMERKFADVI; this is encoded by the coding sequence ATGAAAGACACCTCTTCTCAGCCAGAATTAATAATTGAAGCCGGAAGAAGCGAAGGGCAATACTGGAAAGACCTCTGGCGCTATCGAGAGTTATTTTATTTCCTAGCATGGCGAGATATATTAGTTCGGTACAAGCAAACAAGCATTGGTATCGCTTGGGCTTTAATTCGTCCTTTTTTAACAATGGTGGTGTTTACCGTCGTATTTGGGCGATTAGCAAAATTGCCATCTCAGGGTGTGCCTTATCCCATCCTCGTTTTCTCCGCGATGTTACCCTGGCAGTTTTTCGCTAGTTCCCTATCAGAATGCAGTACTAGTTTAATTACCAATTCCAACCTAATTTCTAAAGTCTATTTTCCCAGATTAGTAGTACCTACAAGTGCAGTAGTAGTGAGCTTTGTAGATTTTATGATTTCGGGAATGATTTTAGTAGCATTAATGGCATGGTACAACTTTATTCCTAGTTGGCGAATTTTGACCCTACCTTTATTTATTAGTATCGCCTTTGCTGCTTCAATAGGAGCAGGATTGTGGTTTGCCTCCCTGAATGTTCAATATAGAGATTTCCGCTATATTGTGCCATTTATTGTCCAGTTTGGACTGTATATATCACCAGTAGGCTTTAGCAGCAGTCTTATTTCTGAAAAGTGGCGCTTGATATACTCGTTAAACCCAATGGTAGGAGTAATTGATGGTTTCCGTTGGGCAATTTTAGGTAGTGAATCAAATTTATATCTACCAGGATTTATTCTATCTTTGATCCTCGTATTCTCGCTCTTATTTAGTGGGATTTGGTATTTCCGCAAAATGGAAAGGAAGTTTGCAGATGTGATTTAG
- a CDS encoding glycosyltransferase family 4 protein, whose translation MAFWPKKSTTSNPTAFQNQDFKKNTDVLNISNQSSTESKPFYKNTNFTTPALSSIDLADTFQANHNLYENLLKVSILTEFFPPDYAATGQLIEELVKHLEKQGVNIEVFTGQPAYAFSTANAPAVEQLGGIRIQRSRSTQAWSGRIRGKAVNGVLFTLRAFLHIIRNFRRHNVFLVTSAPPFLPIAAYLAHLCFRVSYVCLIYDLYPDIAIALGVVSKNHWLAGLWRELNKMIWRRSQGLVVLSPDMKKRIIAICPDIADKVSVIHSWGDPNLIVPITKENNWFAKKHNLVNKFTVLYSGNMGRCHDIETILETAKQLQGEPIQFVCIGSGAKRERFIEAVNKLGLTNFLFLPYQDKQVLPYSLTACDLSLVSVEAGMESLVAPSKLYPALATGRPVAVICSKYSYLRQLIADGKCGVSVENGDSTALAEFIRLLNSDRKLAELMGKASRQYLQSNFTPQIIAEQYLRVLQKSNL comes from the coding sequence ATGGCATTCTGGCCGAAAAAGTCAACCACTTCTAATCCAACAGCATTTCAGAATCAGGATTTTAAAAAAAATACAGACGTACTTAATATATCGAATCAATCAAGTACGGAGAGTAAGCCATTTTATAAAAATACAAATTTTACCACACCAGCACTATCTTCCATAGACTTAGCAGATACTTTTCAAGCGAATCATAATTTGTACGAGAACTTATTAAAAGTATCTATACTCACAGAATTCTTCCCGCCTGATTATGCTGCTACGGGTCAGTTGATTGAAGAACTGGTAAAACACTTAGAGAAACAAGGAGTAAATATTGAGGTATTTACAGGACAGCCAGCATATGCATTTTCAACAGCTAACGCACCTGCTGTTGAACAATTAGGTGGTATTCGTATCCAGCGATCGCGTTCAACACAAGCTTGGTCGGGACGGATTCGAGGCAAAGCCGTAAATGGTGTTTTATTTACATTGCGTGCCTTTCTACATATTATCAGAAATTTCCGTCGGCATAATGTATTTTTGGTAACTTCTGCTCCTCCTTTTTTGCCTATAGCAGCGTATCTAGCACATCTGTGTTTTCGAGTCTCTTACGTTTGCTTAATCTATGACCTTTATCCAGATATTGCGATCGCACTAGGAGTAGTCTCCAAAAATCATTGGCTGGCAGGGTTATGGAGAGAACTGAACAAAATGATTTGGCGGCGGTCTCAAGGGCTAGTAGTGCTTAGTCCTGATATGAAAAAGAGAATCATCGCCATATGTCCAGATATAGCCGATAAAGTATCAGTAATTCACAGTTGGGGAGATCCTAACTTGATTGTACCGATTACCAAAGAAAATAATTGGTTTGCTAAAAAACATAATTTAGTTAATAAATTCACTGTCCTTTATTCTGGTAATATGGGCAGGTGCCATGATATAGAAACTATATTAGAAACTGCAAAACAACTACAAGGTGAACCTATTCAATTTGTTTGTATTGGCAGTGGAGCAAAAAGAGAGCGTTTTATTGAGGCGGTGAATAAACTAGGATTAACCAATTTTCTATTTCTCCCTTACCAAGATAAGCAAGTGCTTCCTTACTCCTTGACTGCTTGTGATCTCTCTCTAGTGAGTGTAGAAGCCGGGATGGAAAGTCTTGTCGCTCCCAGTAAGCTTTACCCAGCTTTAGCCACCGGACGACCAGTAGCAGTGATTTGTTCAAAGTATTCTTATTTACGACAGCTAATTGCTGATGGCAAGTGTGGGGTGAGTGTGGAAAATGGAGATAGTACTGCTTTAGCTGAATTTATTCGGCTGCTGAATAGCGATCGCAAATTAGCAGAACTTATGGGCAAAGCCTCCCGCCAGTATTTGCAGTCAAATTTTACGCCGCAAATCATAGCTGAACAATATCTTAGAGTTCTGCAAAAGTCCAACTTGTAG
- a CDS encoding competence/damage-inducible protein A: MSAEIICVGTELLLGDILNSNAQFLAQQLAQLGIPHYYQTVVGDNPERLKQVIEIAASRVQILIFTGGLGPTPDDLTCETIADFFGVPLLESVDIIEDITQKFAQRGRVMSPSNRKQALIPQGAEILPNPTGTAPGIIWQPHPGLTILTFPGVPSEMHRMWTETAVPFLKSQGWGKEIIYSRSLKFWGIGESALAEKASAYLNLSNPTVAPYAGKGEVRLRISAKASNTTDAENLIAPIEKQLREIAGLDYYGADDDTLASVVGRLLQLSGETLSVAESCTGGGLGQMLTEIAGSSNYFWGGVISYDNSVKVGLLGVNPEDLNRFGAVSATVAEQMAFGVKTRLGTTWGLSVTGIAGPTGGTDTKPVGLVFIGLAGPGNEVKSYECKFGTIRNRSSIRHLSVCAALDNLRRSLLMR, translated from the coding sequence ATGAGTGCAGAAATTATTTGTGTTGGTACTGAATTGCTACTAGGAGATATCCTCAATAGCAACGCTCAATTTTTAGCCCAGCAGTTAGCCCAGCTAGGCATTCCCCATTACTATCAAACTGTCGTGGGAGATAATCCAGAAAGACTCAAGCAAGTTATAGAAATTGCTGCTTCCAGAGTACAAATTTTAATTTTTACTGGTGGACTTGGCCCCACACCAGATGACCTCACCTGTGAAACCATTGCTGATTTTTTTGGCGTTCCTTTGTTAGAAAGTGTCGATATTATTGAAGACATCACTCAAAAGTTTGCCCAACGCGGTCGGGTGATGTCTCCCAGTAACCGCAAACAAGCCTTAATTCCCCAAGGGGCTGAAATTTTACCCAACCCTACAGGAACAGCACCAGGCATTATTTGGCAGCCCCATCCTGGATTAACAATTTTAACTTTTCCTGGTGTTCCTAGTGAAATGCACCGAATGTGGACAGAGACAGCAGTACCTTTTCTCAAAAGTCAAGGTTGGGGCAAGGAAATTATTTACAGCCGGAGTTTAAAATTTTGGGGTATTGGTGAATCTGCTTTGGCAGAAAAAGCATCTGCATATCTGAATTTATCTAACCCGACAGTAGCACCCTACGCTGGCAAGGGAGAAGTCAGGCTACGAATTTCTGCTAAAGCATCTAATACAACAGATGCAGAGAATTTAATTGCACCAATTGAAAAACAACTGAGGGAAATTGCTGGTTTAGATTATTACGGTGCTGATGATGACACTTTAGCTTCTGTTGTTGGTAGGTTGTTGCAGTTATCAGGAGAAACGCTTTCAGTTGCTGAATCTTGTACAGGTGGGGGACTGGGGCAAATGTTGACAGAAATTGCTGGCAGTTCTAATTATTTTTGGGGCGGAGTAATTTCTTATGACAATTCGGTAAAAGTCGGCTTGTTAGGGGTTAACCCAGAAGATTTAAATCGATTTGGTGCGGTGAGTGCTACTGTAGCCGAACAAATGGCTTTTGGTGTGAAAACTCGACTGGGAACTACTTGGGGATTAAGTGTGACAGGGATTGCCGGTCCCACTGGAGGAACTGATACAAAACCAGTAGGATTAGTATTTATTGGATTAGCCGGACCAGGAAATGAGGTAAAAAGTTATGAGTGTAAGTTTGGGACGATACGGAATCGATCTTCTATTCGTCATCTGAGTGTATGCGCGGCTTTAGATAATTTGCGGCGCAGTTTATTAATGCGTTAG
- a CDS encoding glycosyltransferase family 4 protein, producing the protein MPAQIYHLIAFLLAAVVVLWTTPDVKNIGIKSGRLDKPGSRKIHQHPMVRLGGVSIFAGTIISLLIVWWLGGFANLPPEKEWQIWGVTLGGLGFFLIGLADDLFNLSPLVRLLIQIIVAAAAWKVGVSIDFITIPTIGIVNLNWLSFPITVIWLVGMVNAINWIDGLDGLAAGVTGIAAVVMLLVSLFMHQPAAALIAAALAGAALGFLRYNFNPAQIFMGDGGSYFMGFTIAAVGVIGLVKIPVFTAVLLPYLILAVPIVDMSAVILARLRHGKSPFLADKRHLHHRLLNAGLSHRLTVLFIYSLTLWVGSLALAIVGIPSGMTYACASTSLLSYAIWRVWKLSRQS; encoded by the coding sequence ATGCCTGCTCAGATTTATCATCTGATTGCCTTTCTTCTCGCCGCAGTAGTCGTTCTCTGGACTACACCAGATGTCAAAAATATTGGCATCAAAAGTGGACGTTTAGATAAACCGGGTAGTCGAAAAATTCATCAACATCCTATGGTACGCCTGGGAGGAGTTTCTATCTTCGCAGGTACTATTATCTCCCTATTAATTGTCTGGTGGCTGGGCGGATTTGCGAATCTACCACCGGAAAAAGAATGGCAAATTTGGGGTGTCACTTTAGGCGGTCTAGGCTTTTTTCTGATCGGTTTAGCAGATGATTTATTCAACCTATCCCCTTTAGTCCGGCTATTAATACAAATAATAGTCGCTGCTGCTGCATGGAAAGTTGGTGTCAGTATAGATTTTATTACCATTCCCACAATCGGCATAGTTAATCTAAATTGGCTAAGTTTTCCAATTACAGTTATTTGGTTGGTAGGAATGGTAAATGCTATTAACTGGATTGATGGTTTAGACGGACTAGCTGCTGGTGTCACAGGAATTGCTGCCGTAGTCATGCTGTTAGTATCTCTATTTATGCACCAACCAGCAGCAGCCTTAATAGCAGCAGCTTTAGCTGGTGCAGCCTTGGGATTTCTTCGTTATAACTTCAATCCAGCGCAAATATTTATGGGTGATGGTGGATCTTATTTTATGGGATTCACTATAGCGGCTGTTGGTGTCATCGGGCTAGTCAAAATTCCCGTTTTTACCGCTGTATTATTGCCTTATTTAATTTTGGCAGTGCCAATCGTTGATATGTCAGCAGTAATTTTAGCGCGACTACGACACGGTAAATCACCTTTTTTAGCAGATAAACGCCATTTACATCACCGTCTATTAAATGCCGGTTTATCACACCGATTAACAGTTTTGTTCATTTATTCTTTAACTCTATGGGTGGGTAGTTTAGCCTTAGCTATTGTTGGCATTCCTAGCGGGATGACTTATGCCTGTGCATCTACCTCTTTATTGAGTTATGCTATTTGGCGAGTTTGGAAACTTTCTCGACAATCTTAA
- the glyA gene encoding serine hydroxymethyltransferase, whose protein sequence is MNKTSSDLLKSADPAISELINQELQRQRDHLELIASENFTSAAVLAAQGSVLTNKYAEGLPGKRYYGGCEFVDKIEQIAIDRAKQLFGAAHANVQPHSGAQANFAVFLTLLEPGDTIMGMDLSHGGHLTHGSPVNVSGKWFQVRHYGVSQETEQLDYDQIRELALKERPKLLICGYSAYPRIIDFEKFRSIADEVGAYLLADIAHIAGLVATGHHPNPLPYCDVVTTTTHKTLRGPRGGLILTRNAELGKKLDKSVFPGTQGGPLEHVIAGKAVAFGEALKPEFTTYSAQVIDNARALATQLQKRGFKLVSNGTDNHLMLVDLRSIGMTGKKGDQLVSGVNITANKNTVPFDPESPFVTSGLRLGSPAMTTRGLGVAEFTEIGDIISDRLLSPDSETVAADCLQRVAALCDRFPLYPHIEIPLPVLA, encoded by the coding sequence GTGAATAAGACTAGCTCAGACTTACTTAAATCTGCCGATCCTGCCATTAGCGAGTTAATTAACCAAGAATTACAGCGTCAACGTGATCACTTAGAGTTAATTGCGAGTGAAAACTTTACTTCTGCGGCTGTATTGGCTGCTCAAGGTTCTGTACTGACCAATAAATACGCTGAAGGATTACCAGGTAAACGCTACTATGGCGGTTGTGAGTTTGTTGACAAAATCGAGCAAATAGCGATTGACCGTGCCAAACAGCTATTTGGTGCTGCCCATGCGAATGTTCAACCCCATTCTGGCGCACAGGCTAATTTTGCAGTGTTCCTGACCCTATTAGAACCAGGGGACACAATTATGGGGATGGATTTGTCTCACGGGGGACACCTCACCCATGGTTCACCTGTGAATGTATCGGGTAAGTGGTTCCAAGTGCGTCACTATGGTGTCAGTCAAGAAACAGAACAACTTGACTATGACCAAATCCGCGAGTTGGCTTTGAAAGAACGTCCTAAACTGCTGATTTGTGGTTATTCAGCTTATCCCCGGATTATTGATTTTGAAAAGTTCCGCAGCATTGCTGATGAAGTTGGTGCTTACTTATTAGCAGATATTGCTCACATCGCTGGTTTAGTCGCTACAGGTCATCATCCCAACCCCCTTCCATATTGTGATGTGGTGACAACAACAACTCATAAAACTTTACGGGGTCCAAGAGGTGGCTTGATTTTAACCCGCAATGCTGAACTTGGTAAAAAGCTAGATAAATCAGTTTTTCCTGGTACTCAAGGTGGCCCTCTAGAACACGTAATTGCTGGTAAAGCTGTAGCTTTTGGTGAAGCACTGAAGCCAGAATTTACTACTTATTCTGCTCAAGTGATTGACAATGCTCGTGCTTTAGCTACCCAATTGCAAAAACGAGGATTTAAATTAGTTTCAAATGGCACAGACAATCATTTAATGCTAGTAGATTTACGTTCTATTGGCATGACAGGGAAGAAAGGCGATCAACTTGTTAGTGGTGTAAATATTACCGCTAATAAGAATACAGTCCCATTTGATCCAGAATCACCTTTTGTTACTAGTGGATTGAGATTGGGTTCGCCAGCAATGACAACAAGGGGCTTGGGTGTGGCAGAATTTACGGAAATTGGTGATATTATTAGCGATCGCTTACTTTCTCCAGATTCTGAAACAGTAGCCGCAGATTGTCTGCAACGAGTAGCAGCATTGTGCGATCGCTTCCCCTTATATCCTCACATAGAAATTCCCTTGCCAGTTCTAGCCTAA
- a CDS encoding Tic20 family protein, producing MSLRGSTTVPDRIFASLPYLLPLIEVFAFGQFLLNDFPFLGIIFLPLLPLLRIYYGVRYAGLIIFFALWLLVVRNDKISHFIRFNTMQAIILDIVIFLCSILTDIVKLVPGSGFAMQTLYTTIFMGIVVTVVYSVVQSLMGRYAEIPAISDAVYMQVR from the coding sequence ATGTCCTTGCGCGGGTCTACAACGGTTCCCGACCGAATTTTCGCTTCTTTACCTTATTTACTGCCTTTGATTGAGGTATTTGCCTTTGGTCAGTTTCTGCTGAATGATTTTCCATTCTTAGGAATCATCTTTTTACCTCTATTGCCGTTGTTAAGGATTTACTATGGTGTCCGCTATGCTGGGCTGATTATTTTCTTTGCTTTATGGCTGTTGGTAGTGAGAAATGACAAAATCAGCCATTTTATTCGTTTCAACACTATGCAAGCAATCATTTTGGATATTGTTATATTTTTATGCAGCATCTTGACTGATATTGTGAAATTAGTTCCTGGTAGTGGATTTGCCATGCAAACACTGTATACAACTATTTTCATGGGAATAGTTGTCACAGTTGTTTATTCTGTTGTCCAGTCTCTGATGGGTCGCTATGCAGAAATACCAGCAATTTCTGATGCTGTTTATATGCAAGTGCGCTAG
- a CDS encoding fumarylacetoacetate hydrolase family protein produces MAQRYVRVKSQEGKIYYGLLQLSLNVEVLDAPPWLDGQPTDLILESDKYEILAPCSPSKIVAVGKNYADHAAEMGTPVPTEPLIFFKPSTSVIASEREIKYPPQSQRVDYEGELALVIGDRTCDCTPEQAQSKIWGYTIANDVTARDLQKKDAQWTRAKGFDTFCPLGPWIVRELNPGARLQTFLNDDPHPVQSACIDQMVFPPDFLVSYISQVMTLLPGDIVLTGTPMGVGALQIGDRIRIEIEGIGRLENTVIAR; encoded by the coding sequence ATGGCGCAACGCTATGTGCGAGTTAAAAGTCAAGAAGGAAAAATTTACTATGGGTTGCTGCAACTATCCCTCAATGTAGAGGTTCTGGATGCTCCACCTTGGTTAGATGGACAACCCACTGATTTAATTTTGGAATCAGACAAATACGAAATTTTGGCTCCTTGTTCTCCTTCTAAAATTGTAGCTGTAGGTAAGAATTATGCGGATCATGCAGCAGAAATGGGAACTCCCGTACCTACTGAACCGCTGATTTTCTTTAAACCATCTACATCTGTAATCGCGTCGGAAAGAGAAATTAAGTATCCTCCACAGTCACAGCGGGTAGACTACGAAGGCGAATTGGCATTAGTGATAGGCGATCGCACCTGTGACTGTACCCCAGAACAAGCCCAAAGCAAAATATGGGGTTATACCATTGCCAATGATGTCACAGCTAGGGATTTACAAAAAAAAGATGCCCAATGGACACGAGCCAAAGGCTTTGATACATTCTGCCCTTTAGGCCCTTGGATTGTCCGAGAATTGAATCCAGGAGCGAGATTGCAGACCTTTTTGAATGATGATCCCCACCCAGTCCAATCTGCTTGTATTGATCAGATGGTTTTTCCCCCGGATTTTTTGGTGTCTTACATCAGTCAAGTGATGACACTTTTACCTGGGGATATAGTGCTAACAGGTACACCTATGGGGGTAGGAGCTTTGCAAATAGGCGATCGCATCCGGATAGAAATTGAAGGTATTGGTCGCCTTGAAAATACCGTTATAGCCCGTTAG
- the rpsF gene encoding 30S ribosomal protein S6: protein MTTVYETMYILRPDLGDEQVEQAVAKYQNLFIEQGAENIEIQNRGKRRLAYEINRHRDGIYIQLNYTAPPTAIAPVERAMRLSEEVIRYMTIKQQIRKEKSEPEAVTA from the coding sequence ATGACCACAGTTTACGAGACAATGTACATCCTGCGTCCTGACTTGGGAGATGAGCAGGTAGAGCAAGCCGTTGCCAAATATCAGAATTTGTTCATTGAACAAGGTGCTGAAAATATTGAAATTCAAAATCGTGGTAAGCGTCGTCTTGCTTATGAAATCAATAGGCATCGTGATGGTATCTACATTCAATTAAACTACACAGCACCTCCAACTGCGATCGCACCAGTAGAACGCGCCATGAGATTGAGTGAAGAAGTGATTCGCTACATGACCATTAAGCAGCAGATCCGTAAAGAAAAATCAGAACCAGAAGCTGTAACTGCCTAA
- a CDS encoding Npun_F5560 family protein, with protein sequence MSQSDTPDIQTLSTEVSQLHQELQLRDQLVQQLSQELFRLVKGNTSFIPQRPEPECDLSQLEALREQLQAVEQQVTFYQEQITSRDQEIHQLRQSVQELTDRSRMLEQVVQELPQIYRRKFEERMTPVRDKVAMLQRENRQLQAELQSVSYRLALKTRHASHSGIDLPNFSSPISGQSNISTPQNA encoded by the coding sequence GTGAGCCAATCAGACACCCCCGACATCCAAACTCTTTCTACTGAAGTATCGCAGTTGCATCAAGAATTGCAACTTCGAGATCAATTAGTGCAACAGCTATCCCAAGAACTGTTCCGGCTTGTAAAGGGTAATACTAGTTTTATCCCTCAACGGCCTGAACCCGAGTGCGATTTGAGTCAATTAGAGGCTTTAAGAGAACAACTTCAAGCTGTCGAACAGCAAGTAACGTTCTACCAAGAGCAAATTACATCTCGTGATCAAGAAATACACCAATTGCGACAATCAGTCCAAGAACTAACTGATCGTAGTCGGATGTTAGAGCAGGTAGTACAAGAATTACCCCAAATTTATCGTCGTAAATTTGAGGAAAGAATGACTCCCGTCAGAGATAAGGTCGCAATGCTACAACGAGAAAATCGTCAATTACAAGCAGAGCTACAAAGTGTAAGTTATCGGTTAGCACTAAAAACTCGCCACGCAAGTCATAGCGGTATTGATTTACCAAATTTTTCTAGTCCCATATCTGGACAAAGTAATATATCCACTCCTCAAAATGCCTAA
- a CDS encoding STAS domain-containing protein: MTLTQERQVILFKPQGSIDLEVGTDLSEQMAGVTPLPEQLWVIDLAEVDFMDSSGLVPLVQGLKAVRQSGCRLVLCNVKAPVRLILELTKLDSVFEIVNNYEDIFSSVNEKSLATAA; the protein is encoded by the coding sequence ATGACTCTTACACAAGAACGCCAAGTAATTTTGTTCAAACCCCAAGGAAGCATAGACTTAGAGGTTGGTACTGACTTGAGCGAACAGATGGCTGGAGTAACTCCCTTACCTGAACAACTCTGGGTTATCGATCTAGCAGAGGTTGACTTTATGGATAGTTCTGGTTTAGTGCCTCTAGTACAAGGTTTGAAAGCTGTACGTCAGAGCGGTTGTCGCTTGGTTCTTTGCAACGTAAAAGCGCCTGTAAGATTAATTTTGGAACTTACTAAGTTGGATTCAGTGTTTGAAATAGTCAATAATTACGAAGATATATTTTCTAGTGTCAATGAAAAAAGTCTAGCGACAGCAGCCTAA